Proteins co-encoded in one Balneolaceae bacterium genomic window:
- the paaD gene encoding 1,2-phenylacetyl-CoA epoxidase subunit PaaD — protein sequence MKQKTELISQDKIWSWLEEVTDPEIPVLNVVEMGIVRDVKIDEDQVTVKITPTYSGCPAMNAIEMAIHQTLKKKGIGSFKILTDYKETWTTDWMTDEAKLKLKEYGIAPPDKTDADSEDYLIGLKNSQKVVPCPYCESTETEASK from the coding sequence ATGAAACAAAAAACAGAACTCATATCACAAGATAAAATCTGGTCCTGGCTTGAAGAAGTGACCGATCCAGAAATTCCTGTACTTAATGTAGTGGAGATGGGAATTGTGCGAGACGTTAAGATAGATGAGGACCAGGTAACTGTGAAAATCACCCCTACTTATTCCGGTTGCCCTGCGATGAATGCGATTGAAATGGCGATTCATCAAACCTTGAAGAAAAAAGGAATCGGATCTTTCAAAATCCTTACCGATTATAAAGAAACATGGACAACAGATTGGATGACGGACGAAGCTAAACTAAAATTGAAAGAGTATGGCATTGCTCCTCCTGATAAAACAGATGCAGATTCTGAGGATTACCTGATCGGATTAAAAAACTCCCAAAAAGTGGTGCCATGCCCCTATTGTGAATCAACAGAAACAGAAGCTTCAAAGTGA
- the paaC gene encoding 1,2-phenylacetyl-CoA epoxidase subunit PaaC, with protein sequence MSTLDIKPETKNKILVEVMLRLADDRLIHGHRLSEWTGHGPELEEDLALANVALDMIGHAAALYSYAAEIEGKEDEDYYAYFRDDIDFKNVAMMELPKGDFAFTIARLFLFSAYSYHLYKDLIQTVEDEQLNGMLQKHFKEIKYHLRHSREWVLRLGDGTEESHKRIQNAFDEIWMYTGELFDLDEADQAAIEQRLFVDVTAFRNEWKSLVNEVLKEATLNVPDDDQYMFSGARQGRHTEYLGRLLAEMQFLRRSYPDAEWK encoded by the coding sequence ATGAGTACACTCGATATCAAACCCGAAACTAAAAACAAAATACTCGTCGAAGTCATGCTTCGGCTGGCGGATGATCGTCTGATCCACGGCCACCGTCTTTCCGAATGGACAGGACACGGACCGGAGTTGGAGGAAGATCTTGCACTTGCCAACGTTGCATTAGATATGATTGGACATGCCGCGGCACTTTACAGCTACGCTGCAGAAATTGAAGGAAAAGAGGATGAGGATTATTACGCCTATTTTCGCGATGACATCGATTTTAAAAATGTGGCAATGATGGAGCTGCCAAAAGGTGATTTTGCCTTTACCATTGCCCGGCTTTTTCTCTTCAGTGCATACAGTTACCATCTCTACAAAGATCTAATTCAAACTGTCGAAGATGAGCAGCTCAATGGAATGCTTCAGAAACATTTCAAAGAGATTAAATACCATCTGCGCCACAGCCGGGAATGGGTGTTACGATTGGGAGACGGAACTGAAGAGAGTCACAAGCGAATTCAGAATGCTTTTGATGAAATCTGGATGTACACCGGTGAACTTTTTGATCTGGATGAGGCCGATCAAGCAGCTATTGAACAACGTTTATTTGTGGATGTTACTGCTTTCAGGAATGAATGGAAAAGTTTGGTTAATGAAGTACTAAAAGAAGCAACGCTCAACGTTCCTGATGACGACCAATATATGTTTTCAGGTGCGAGACAGGGCCGGCATACGGAGTATCTGGGCAGATTACTGGCAGAAATGCAGTTTTTAAGACGATCATACCCGGATGCGGAGTGGAAATGA
- the paaB gene encoding 1,2-phenylacetyl-CoA epoxidase subunit PaaB gives MTKNSNNQSEWPLWEVFYQPKDGKPFEHAGSVHAADAEMAMQNARDTYARRSEGIAIWVVPSDQITASTTEDEEPFFDPANDKPYRHPQFYSTPRAVKKRK, from the coding sequence ATGACTAAGAATTCAAACAATCAATCTGAATGGCCTCTTTGGGAAGTTTTCTATCAACCCAAAGACGGGAAACCGTTTGAGCACGCCGGAAGTGTTCATGCTGCCGATGCGGAAATGGCAATGCAAAATGCCCGGGATACCTATGCCCGGCGAAGTGAAGGAATCGCAATTTGGGTGGTTCCGTCTGATCAGATCACGGCTTCAACCACCGAAGATGAAGAACCGTTTTTTGATCCCGCGAATGATAAACCGTATCGGCACCCACAGTTTTACAGTACGCCGAGAGCAGTGAAGAAGAGAAAATAG